One genomic window of Xanthobacter dioxanivorans includes the following:
- a CDS encoding type II secretion system protein GspD, with the protein MRITADTVNNSLLIFASQEHYRIIERTLMQLDQPQLQVAIEATVAEVTLNDTLAYGVQFYLTSNNLGLGSNNGSVLNTLSSTVTDQAINRVLPGFNLLIGRENQPRAILDALHTVTDVKVLSNPSVVVVDNQKATLQVGDEVPVSTGSATVLTSSNTVVNTIEYKNTGIILHVMPRVNVNGQVRLDIEQEISNVTQTQATGSSSSSSSTLTPTVSQRKVKSTIAVASGQTVLLAGLISERRDGVRQGVPILDQIPGVGDAFAHTTGTVKRTELIIFIRPQIIRDNTDAHTVAEELRAKLRGTIGTLPGGPQPPLLNR; encoded by the coding sequence GTGAGGATCACCGCCGATACGGTGAACAACTCGCTGCTGATCTTCGCCAGCCAGGAACATTACCGCATCATCGAGCGCACGCTGATGCAGCTCGACCAGCCGCAGCTCCAGGTGGCCATCGAGGCCACCGTGGCCGAGGTGACGCTGAACGACACGCTGGCCTACGGCGTGCAGTTCTATCTCACCTCCAACAATCTCGGCCTCGGCAGCAACAACGGCTCGGTGCTGAACACCTTGTCCAGCACCGTCACCGACCAGGCCATCAACCGCGTGCTGCCCGGCTTCAACCTGCTCATCGGCCGCGAGAACCAGCCGAGGGCCATCCTCGACGCCCTGCACACGGTCACCGACGTGAAGGTGCTGTCCAACCCCTCGGTGGTCGTGGTGGACAACCAGAAGGCGACGCTGCAGGTGGGCGACGAGGTCCCGGTCTCCACCGGCAGCGCCACCGTGCTGACCTCGTCCAACACGGTGGTCAACACCATCGAGTACAAGAACACCGGCATCATCCTGCACGTGATGCCGCGGGTGAACGTGAACGGCCAGGTGCGCCTCGACATCGAGCAGGAGATCTCCAACGTCACCCAGACCCAGGCCACCGGCTCGTCGAGCTCCAGCAGCTCGACGCTCACCCCCACCGTGTCCCAGCGCAAGGTAAAGAGCACCATCGCCGTGGCCAGCGGCCAGACGGTGCTGCTGGCCGGCCTCATCAGCGAGCGCCGCGATGGCGTGCGCCAGGGCGTGCCCATCCTCGACCAGATCCCCGGCGTCGGCGACGCCTTCGCCCATACCACCGGCACGGTGAAGCGCACCGAGCTCATCATCTTCATCCGCCCGCAGATCATCCGCGACAACACCGACGCCCACACGGTGGCGGAGGAGCTGCGCGCCAAGCTGCGCGGCACCATCGGCACCCTGCCGGGCGGGCCGCAGCCGCCCTTGCTGAACCGATGA
- a CDS encoding tetratricopeptide repeat protein has translation MDIPPGPGPKRREGRRRLPARATVLTAVLAVALALPAAPAAQAGSAARAFALYARGDYRAAATLLTPLAFAGEARAQGLLGFLYEYGKGVPQNYGLAAQWYMCAAEQGEATAQYLLGLLYDKGHGVPRDVVLSQKWLILAAARADRHERDVFTRLRDAVATKMSPAQRAVAQELAIRWVPAPPLPMP, from the coding sequence ATGGACATTCCTCCCGGCCCCGGCCCGAAGCGGCGCGAGGGGCGCCGGCGGCTTCCGGCGCGCGCAACGGTGCTGACGGCGGTGCTGGCCGTGGCGCTGGCTCTCCCGGCGGCGCCGGCCGCGCAGGCCGGCTCGGCGGCCCGGGCCTTCGCGCTCTATGCCCGTGGCGACTATCGCGCCGCGGCGACGCTCCTGACCCCGCTGGCCTTCGCCGGCGAGGCCCGCGCCCAGGGGCTCCTCGGCTTCCTCTATGAATACGGCAAGGGCGTGCCGCAGAATTACGGGCTCGCCGCCCAATGGTACATGTGCGCGGCCGAGCAGGGCGAAGCAACGGCGCAGTACCTGCTCGGCCTCCTGTACGACAAGGGGCACGGCGTGCCGCGCGACGTGGTGCTGTCGCAGAAATGGCTGATCCTCGCCGCCGCCCGGGCCGACCGGCACGAGCGCGACGTCTTCACGCGCCTGCGCGACGCGGTGGCCACCAAGATGAGCCCGGCGCAGCGCGCCGTCGCCCAGGAGCTCGCCATCCGATGGGTCCCGGCGCCGCCCCTGCCGATGCCCTGA
- a CDS encoding DHA2 family efflux MFS transporter permease subunit produces MSASITSTSATHASAAPGVEGRRMFAFLCMVFGMFMAILDIQIVSASLAEIQAGLAASSDEISWVQTSYLIAEVVMIPLSGFLSRALSTRWLFAASAAGFTLMSFMCATATSIEQMIAYRALQGFLGGGMIPTVFASAYAVFPKEKQPIVAPMIGLVATLAPTIGPTVGGYLTDLFSWHWLFLINVIPGIFVVLAAVTLIDFDEPDFGLLDRFDWWGLLFMAGFLGSLEFVLEEGPTNDWFEDRYIIAFAVLCGVSAIAFFARVLMAKEPVVDIRAFENRNFAIGSAFSFIMGIGLYGLTYLYPIYLGRVRGYSALQIGETMFVTGIAMFLTAPIAGRLMTKLDPRVMIGLGFVGFGLGTWWVTDITKDWDFWELFIPQILRGVSLMMAMIPINNLSLGTLPPAHLKNASGLFNLTRNLGGAVGLAVINTVLNNRWDLHLARLHEHVQWGSAAALERIDSMTAAFSGLGSQAASAGLKQMSLLVRREALVMSFADVFYLLTFLFLALVVATPLMRRPARGGGGGGGH; encoded by the coding sequence ATGTCAGCCAGCATCACGTCGACCAGCGCGACCCATGCATCCGCCGCCCCGGGGGTGGAGGGGCGGCGCATGTTCGCCTTCCTGTGCATGGTGTTCGGCATGTTCATGGCGATCCTGGACATCCAGATCGTCTCCGCCTCCCTCGCCGAGATCCAGGCGGGCCTTGCCGCCTCGTCCGACGAGATCTCCTGGGTGCAGACCAGCTACCTCATCGCCGAGGTGGTGATGATCCCGCTCTCGGGCTTCCTGTCGCGGGCGCTGTCTACCCGCTGGCTGTTCGCGGCCTCGGCGGCGGGGTTCACGCTCATGAGCTTCATGTGTGCCACCGCCACCTCCATCGAGCAGATGATCGCCTACCGCGCGCTCCAGGGCTTCCTCGGCGGCGGCATGATCCCCACCGTGTTCGCCTCCGCCTATGCGGTGTTCCCGAAGGAGAAGCAGCCCATCGTCGCGCCGATGATCGGCCTCGTGGCGACGCTCGCCCCCACCATCGGCCCCACGGTGGGGGGCTATCTCACCGACCTGTTCTCCTGGCACTGGCTGTTCCTGATCAACGTCATCCCCGGCATCTTCGTGGTGCTCGCCGCCGTGACCCTGATCGACTTCGACGAGCCGGACTTCGGCCTGCTCGACCGCTTCGACTGGTGGGGCCTTTTGTTCATGGCCGGCTTCCTCGGCAGCCTCGAGTTCGTGCTGGAGGAAGGCCCGACCAACGACTGGTTCGAGGACCGGTACATCATCGCCTTCGCCGTGCTCTGCGGCGTTTCGGCCATCGCCTTCTTCGCCCGGGTGCTGATGGCGAAGGAGCCGGTGGTGGACATCCGCGCCTTCGAGAACCGCAACTTCGCCATCGGCTCGGCCTTCAGCTTCATCATGGGCATCGGGCTCTACGGGCTGACCTATCTCTATCCCATCTATCTCGGCCGGGTGCGGGGCTATTCGGCGCTGCAGATCGGCGAGACCATGTTCGTCACCGGCATCGCCATGTTCCTCACCGCCCCCATCGCCGGGCGGCTGATGACGAAGCTCGACCCGCGGGTGATGATCGGCCTGGGCTTCGTCGGCTTCGGGCTCGGCACCTGGTGGGTCACCGACATCACCAAGGACTGGGACTTCTGGGAGCTGTTCATTCCGCAGATCCTGCGCGGCGTCTCGCTGATGATGGCGATGATCCCCATCAACAACCTGTCGCTGGGCACCCTGCCCCCGGCGCACCTGAAGAACGCCTCCGGCCTGTTCAACCTCACGCGCAACCTCGGCGGCGCGGTGGGGCTCGCCGTCATCAACACCGTGCTCAACAATCGCTGGGACCTGCATCTCGCCCGGCTGCACGAGCATGTGCAGTGGGGCAGCGCGGCGGCGCTGGAGCGGATCGATTCCATGACCGCCGCCTTCTCCGGCCTCGGCTCGCAGGCGGCGTCCGCCGGCCTGAAGCAGATGTCGCTGCTGGTGCGGCGCGAGGCGCTGGTGATGTCGTTCGCCGACGTGTTCTACCTGCTCACCTTCCTGTTCCTGGCCCTGGTGGTGGCGACCCCGCTCATGCGCCGCCCGGCGCGCGGCGGGGGAGGCGGCGGCGGTCACTGA